The Sulfuricurvum sp. IAE1 DNA segment TGTCATTTCCGAGATTCTCGAAACGATGGACGGGACACTCGAACAGCTTTCCGGCCTATTCGACGAAACAATCAAGCAGCGTCTGGCGTACGAAGACGGCATTATGTACAACGAGTTCAAGGAACTGGTGAAAGACGACAGCGATTTTAACCGTATTTTCGAAAACATCATGTTCTCAACCCGTGTTATCATTACGGAAAAAGAAGATTTCGTCGATTTTTTGGACAATCTGATCGATCACGGATACAAAGAGATGGCATTAAGCTACCTTGAAAGCGCCCTGGGCGTCTATCCGAACGACCGGCAGTTGCGCAATCTCCTTCGACGGCTTGCCAAAGGGAAAAATCTTGAAAATTGAAGTCAATACGCCGGAATTTCGCTATATCAGCGAAAACTCGGC contains these protein-coding regions:
- a CDS encoding tetratricopeptide repeat protein; this translates as MKTIQLSKTLGQANDYFLAGQYSDALREYSLALKDYPDCKEAYNGAILADMAMGGEAGAEALFDYYTILRSEDAEQADIVISEILETMDGTLEQLSGLFDETIKQRLAYEDGIMYNEFKELVKDDSDFNRIFENIMFSTRVIITEKEDFVDFLDNLIDHGYKEMALSYLESALGVYPNDRQLRNLLRRLAKGKNLEN